Proteins from one Triticum aestivum cultivar Chinese Spring chromosome 7A, IWGSC CS RefSeq v2.1, whole genome shotgun sequence genomic window:
- the LOC123147875 gene encoding arabinogalactan protein 20, whose amino-acid sequence MAAWTSVGLVAVAVLVVGIAMPASAAVQPPAPAPSSDGTSIDQGIAYVLMLVALVLTYLIHPLDASSPYRLF is encoded by the exons ATGGCGGCGTGGACCTCCGTCGGCCTGGTGGCGGTGGCCGTGCTGGTCGTCGGCATCGCAATGCCGGCCTCCGCCGCCGTGcagccgcccgcgcccgcgccctccagCGACG GCACGTCGATTGACCAGGGTATCGCATACGTGCTGATGCTGGTGGCCCTTGTGCTCACCTACCTCATCCATCCGCTGGACGCCTCCTCCCCATACAGGCTCTTCTAA